Genomic DNA from Niabella ginsenosidivorans:
GAAAAAGCCCAACAGGTCAAGGCTTAAGATACAGCGGATGACCCGTATTATTCCAATTATACAAAACATGATCCCTATCCAGCCCTGATAGGGGGTTATTTTATCCAGCAACTCTTTTGCTTCCGGCTTACGGGAAAGCAACAGGGATGGTACGGCTAAAATACCCAGGCAGATCAATAAAATTCCATTTAAAATCATAATAGCTTTTTATTGGTTCAGGATAGCAGCGGCTTTTTCGAGGTCTTCCGGAGTATCGATCGCCACTGTCTGATAAGTGGTTGTTGCCATATAGATATCCACCCCGTTTTCCAAAAACCGCAGCTGTTCCAGCTTTTCAGTCTGCTCCAGTATGCTTTGCGGCCAGGTTGTAAACTTTAACAAGGCTTCTTTTCTAAATGCATAAACACCAATATGCAGGTAATAGGCCACCCCGGCTTTCTGATCCCGGTTATAAGGAATTATGCTTCGGCTGAAATACAGGGCTTTCCCGTTCTTACCTGTTACCACTTTTACCGCATTCGGGTTCTGTGCCTCCTCTTCACTGCCAAATTTCCGCATCAATGAACCCACCTGAACAGCGTCTGACCGGAAAAGCGCTACAATTTTTTGCAGCGGTTCGGTTTGCATAAAAGGCTCATCGCCCTGCACATTCACAATCACATCCACGTCCATATCCCGTACCGCTTCCGCAATACGGTCCGTTCCGCTTTCATGCGCGGCCATACTCATGATAGCCTTGCCGCCCCGTTGAATAATTTCTTTATAAATAATATCGCTGTCCGTTACCACAAACACCTCCGAAAACAGGTTGCTTTTTACAACGGCATTGTAGGTGTGCACAATCACAGGGTACTGCCCTAATTGCTGCATCAGTTTGGCCGGGAACCGCGTAGCAGCATATCTTGCGGGAATGACTGCGATCACTTTTTGTTCTTTCATTTTTCAAAAGTAGGAAAGTCCTTTGGTTTAAGCTATTCCTTTGCGGGCATTGCCGGGCACCTCTGTTTCTGCAGTTTCTTTTTTAATAAAAGGATCTTTTAACAACGCTAAAAAGTCTTCGTCCCGGGTGTTATCATAATACCGGTCCAGCCCGTATTTTATTTTTGAGGGATCCAGCTCTTTATAGGTGCCCAGCAGCCGGTCCCATATAGAAAACACGGCACCATAGTTACTGTCTGTATAAGGTTGTTTCCAGTGATGATGCACTTTATGCATATTGGGTGAAACCAGTACATAGCTCAATGCTTTGTCCAGCTTTGAATGAAGCCGGATGTTGGCATGTGTAAAGGCGGTGGTAACCACTACCAGTGTCTGATAGATCATGACGCTGTACATAGGGGCGCCGCTAACAAAAATCAATAAAAGAAAAAAGATGCCCCGTAACAGGCTATCGCCGGGATGATGCCTCAGGCCTGTGGTAACATCCACTTTATTATCACTATGATGTATTAAATGATACCGCCACAGCCAGGGTTGTTTGTGCATTATCCAGTGTACCAGCCAACTGCTGAAATCCAACGCCAGCACACCAATAAGCACAGCGCCCGCTACACTGGCATGCAGCCAGTATACCAACCCGAATTGTGCATGAAGGCACCAATCAGACAGCACTACTATCACCACTGCCAATGCAGTATGGATGACCAGATGCAGGACGGTAAAACCGAAATTTACCAGCGCATGAGCAAATTTTGTTTTCCGGTATTTCAGATGATACAGTGGAATGACCCCTTCCAGTATCCAAAAGATCAGCATTCCGCCAACCAGTAGTCCCATCCGCTCCAGTGGACGTTGTTCCAGTGTTGAAAAATAGGCAATTACTTTATCCATGGCAACGATATATAAAATGAACCTGTTTAATGAAAATATATTTCTGAAACGCACCCTTCTGCCCCTTTCTTGCAAGCGAAACTATTGTGCTTCATATTCATACCCGCAATCAAAACAATGGTGTACCTTATCTACCGGCAAAGGTGCTCCTATGCCTAACAGGAGATTTATAAGGGTGCCCAGCCAGTTGGACGCTTTTTTGGGCGTGCTCACATACTCCACGTTGGTGGAACCGCAATGGGGGCAGGGATGTTGCTGCTGGTATTCTTTTTTTGTATTCTTTAAAATATCCAACGCTCTTCCGATCTGTGGCTGTGCCACCATTAATTTTATTCCTCCTACAGCATTGGTCAGTATGGGATCGATGGTTACCGTATTTTCATCCTTCAGCCAGCAGTTAATGCTTTCACTCTGCAAATTGCCCATTGCAAGATGCGCTTCTATATAATTATTGTAGGTGCTGGCAATCACATAGTCCATATTTTAAAGTTATTACAGTATACCGGATAAAAAAAGTCCTCTTGTCTTTAAAATTTTACCGGGAACTACCTTGTTTTGATTAAATTTGCCAACTTAATAAGTTCTTTCATTTTTCATCAACCAGGAAAGGTCCCTGATGAAGATCAGGGATAATAGGGAATCGTGTTCAAATCACGAGCTGTCGCGCAACTGTAAGCAGCCAGCAAGGCTTTACCCAATGTATGTCCACTGTTTCGCCCCGGGCGGAGCGGGAAGGGCGGTAAAGCTGCTGTAAGCCAGGAGACCTGCCTTTTCTGTATGAGCAATGCTTTCGCGGTCTGAAGCAACGGTCTGTATGATGCCTTTTAAAAATTCCTACTTTATATCCGGAGTCCCATTCCGGTAACGGGCATCTGCTTGTCTTTTTCTTCTTATCCTTATCGCATTGTGAAATTTGCAAAGGGCTTTTAGCTTATTATTCATTAAAAAAGTTAAAAGAAATGCAAACACACAATCTGGGCTACCCGCGTATTGGTAGTAACCGGGAACTGAAAAAAGCCTGCGAACAATATTGGGCCGGCAAAATTGAAGCAGCACAACTGGAGCAGGTGGCCCGTGAAATAAGGTCAAATCACTGGCAATTACAGAAGGATGCCGGTATTGACTGGATCCCTGTAAATGATTTTTCCTTTTATGACCAGGTACTGGACACCTGCCTGATGACTGGTGCCATCCCGGAACGGTATCACCCGTTAATTGAAAAGGAACATCTGAAAACGATCGACCTGCTTTTTGCAATGGCAAGAGGATATCAAAAGAACGGGTATGACCTTACTGCCATGGAAATGACCAAGTGGTTCGATACCAACTACCATTATATTGTTCCTGAGTTTAAAAAAGACCAGAAATTCTCTTTTTTTAACAGCAAGGTTACTGATCAGTTCATCGAAGCTAAAAAGGCCGGCTACAATTCCAAACCCGTTTTAACAGGGCCTGTTACTTTTTTATTGCTGGGTAAAGAAAAAGAAGAAGGCTTTCACCGGATCGACCTGCTGAAAAATCTTTTACCCGTATATTTTGAAGTGCTGGAAAAACTGGACGCCAGCGGCGCTTATTATGTGCAACTGGATGAGCCCTGCCTGACGCTGGATCTTACCCAAAAGGAACAGCAGGCGCTGGTAACGGCTTACACCGCTATGCAGCAACGGTTCCCTAACCTGAAGATCATCCTGGCCAATTATTTTGATTGTTTCGGGGCCAATCTCTCAACCGCTTTATCGCTTCCCGTGCAGGTGCTGCACCTGGACCTAGTGCGCTGTCCTTCCCAGCTGGAAGATATCCTGGCGGTACCGGATTTTATCAGAGCAAGAACCCATTTGTCCCTGGGCATTGTGGATGGAAGAAATATCTGGAAGAATAATTTTAAACAATCCCTGTCACTGATCCAAAAAGCCCAGCAAAAAATAGGGGCAGACCGCATCTGGCTGGCGCCATCCTGTTCCCTGCTGCATACTCCCTGCGACCTGGATCTGGAAACTGATGAAAGGCATCTTACCGCTGAAATAAAACAGTGGATGGCCTTTGCCCAACAAAAGCTGGCGGAGGTAGCGTCCCTGAAGCAGATTGCTGCGGACCCTGAAACCCCCGCCTCAAAAACGCTGCTGGAAGCCAACATCCGGTGCATTGAAAGCCGCCGCAGCTCCGCGTTGATCCATAACCAGCAGGTAAAGCAACGCGTAGCAGCAATAACAGAAGCCGATGCGAGACGAAACAGTTCTTTTACTGCAAGAAAAGAAAAGCAGCAGCAGGAGTTCCGGCTGCCGCTCTTTCCTACTACTACCATTGGGTCCTTTCCGCAAACAAAAGAAATCCGGGCCTGGAGGGCGCAATGGAAAAAGCAGCAGCTTTCAGATACTGAATATGACCGGCTGCTGAAAGAGGCTGCTCAGGAAGCCATTCGATGGCAGGAAGAAGCAGGCTTAGATGTATTAGTGCACGGCGAATTTGAGCGCAACGATATGGTGGAATATTTTGGAGAGCAACTGGCAGGCTTTGCTTTTACCCAAAACGGATGGGTACAAAGCTATGGCAGCCGCTGTGTAAAGCCACCCGTCATTTATGGCGATATATACCGGCCGGCACCAATGACCGTTGAATGGAGCCGTTATGCCCAGTCCCTTACCCGTAAATGGGTAAAAGGCATGCTGACCGGCCCTGTGACCATTTTGCAGTGGAGCTTTGTGCGGGACGACCAGCCCAGGAGCGTAACGGGCGATCAGATAGCGCTGGCCATCCGGGACGAAGTAATTGATCTGGAAAAAGCGGGGATAAAGATCATCCAGATTGATGAGCCGGCAATAAGGGAAGGACTACCTTTAAGAAAGGAAAACCGCCGGGAGTACCTGGACTGGGCCGTAAGGGCATTCCGCATTGCAGCAAGCGGTGTACAGGATGCAACCCAAATCCATACCCATATGTGCTACTCTGAATTCAATGATATCATTAACAATATTGCAGATATGGATGCCGATGTAATTACTATAGAAACCTCCCGCTCCCAAATGGAATTGCTGGATGCTTTTGCCACTTTTGCATATCCGAATGATATAGGTCCTGGTGTGTACGACATTCATTCGCCCCGTGTTCCCTCAAAACAGGAAATGGTAGCATTGATTGAAAAAGCGCTGCACTATATTCCGGCAGAACGCCTTTGGGTGAACCCGGATTGCGGTTTAAAAACACGCGGATGGAAAGAAACAAAACGGGCGCTTACGGAAATGGTAAACGCAGCCAAAACACTGCGGGAAAAAATACAGCACCCCGTATTGCAATAAATGTGTAAACATGAACAGAAATACTGCCCCCGGTGCGAGCAACCTTTTGAATGCAAGGTGGGCAGTATTTTACTTTGCCAATGCAGTTCTGTAATATTAACAGATGCCGAGCGCGATTTCATCACCGGGCTGTATGAAGATTGCCTGTGCGCCCGATGTCTTGCTGATATGAAAATACTGTATCATAAACAAACCTTTCAAAGTAAACTCAAAAAAATACTGGGCGTTTTATACAGGGAGCCGCATTTACCACGGTGATGCCCGTTAGTAACAGTTGCATAAGATTTAGTAGACAATCTGTTAGGATTTGCCCCCGGTTCGCCACAGATCCCCCCGCTTCTCCCGCTATCGCGGACTGCGACCGGGATGACGATTAAAAAAATTGTCATCCCAATAAGCTTAAAGGCAACGCTTTTATGATTGCCAATGAC
This window encodes:
- a CDS encoding cysteine-rich CWC family protein; protein product: MCKHEQKYCPRCEQPFECKVGSILLCQCSSVILTDAERDFITGLYEDCLCARCLADMKILYHKQTFQSKLKKILGVLYREPHLPR
- the metE gene encoding 5-methyltetrahydropteroyltriglutamate--homocysteine S-methyltransferase, with the translated sequence MQTHNLGYPRIGSNRELKKACEQYWAGKIEAAQLEQVAREIRSNHWQLQKDAGIDWIPVNDFSFYDQVLDTCLMTGAIPERYHPLIEKEHLKTIDLLFAMARGYQKNGYDLTAMEMTKWFDTNYHYIVPEFKKDQKFSFFNSKVTDQFIEAKKAGYNSKPVLTGPVTFLLLGKEKEEGFHRIDLLKNLLPVYFEVLEKLDASGAYYVQLDEPCLTLDLTQKEQQALVTAYTAMQQRFPNLKIILANYFDCFGANLSTALSLPVQVLHLDLVRCPSQLEDILAVPDFIRARTHLSLGIVDGRNIWKNNFKQSLSLIQKAQQKIGADRIWLAPSCSLLHTPCDLDLETDERHLTAEIKQWMAFAQQKLAEVASLKQIAADPETPASKTLLEANIRCIESRRSSALIHNQQVKQRVAAITEADARRNSSFTARKEKQQQEFRLPLFPTTTIGSFPQTKEIRAWRAQWKKQQLSDTEYDRLLKEAAQEAIRWQEEAGLDVLVHGEFERNDMVEYFGEQLAGFAFTQNGWVQSYGSRCVKPPVIYGDIYRPAPMTVEWSRYAQSLTRKWVKGMLTGPVTILQWSFVRDDQPRSVTGDQIALAIRDEVIDLEKAGIKIIQIDEPAIREGLPLRKENRREYLDWAVRAFRIAASGVQDATQIHTHMCYSEFNDIINNIADMDADVITIETSRSQMELLDAFATFAYPNDIGPGVYDIHSPRVPSKQEMVALIEKALHYIPAERLWVNPDCGLKTRGWKETKRALTEMVNAAKTLREKIQHPVLQ
- a CDS encoding sterol desaturase family protein, with the translated sequence MDKVIAYFSTLEQRPLERMGLLVGGMLIFWILEGVIPLYHLKYRKTKFAHALVNFGFTVLHLVIHTALAVVIVVLSDWCLHAQFGLVYWLHASVAGAVLIGVLALDFSSWLVHWIMHKQPWLWRYHLIHHSDNKVDVTTGLRHHPGDSLLRGIFFLLLIFVSGAPMYSVMIYQTLVVVTTAFTHANIRLHSKLDKALSYVLVSPNMHKVHHHWKQPYTDSNYGAVFSIWDRLLGTYKELDPSKIKYGLDRYYDNTRDEDFLALLKDPFIKKETAETEVPGNARKGIA
- the kdsB gene encoding 3-deoxy-manno-octulosonate cytidylyltransferase produces the protein MKEQKVIAVIPARYAATRFPAKLMQQLGQYPVIVHTYNAVVKSNLFSEVFVVTDSDIIYKEIIQRGGKAIMSMAAHESGTDRIAEAVRDMDVDVIVNVQGDEPFMQTEPLQKIVALFRSDAVQVGSLMRKFGSEEEAQNPNAVKVVTGKNGKALYFSRSIIPYNRDQKAGVAYYLHIGVYAFRKEALLKFTTWPQSILEQTEKLEQLRFLENGVDIYMATTTYQTVAIDTPEDLEKAAAILNQ
- a CDS encoding putative signal transducing protein produces the protein MDYVIASTYNNYIEAHLAMGNLQSESINCWLKDENTVTIDPILTNAVGGIKLMVAQPQIGRALDILKNTKKEYQQQHPCPHCGSTNVEYVSTPKKASNWLGTLINLLLGIGAPLPVDKVHHCFDCGYEYEAQ